CCACCGGCAAGGCGCGCTCGTGGGTGGAGCCGGCCACCGGACGGTTGATCGACGCAAAGCTGCCGCCGCTGGGCGCCTCCCAGGTCCACACCTTGGGGGGCGTATAGCTTGGATTGCTCATCGTTGGCTCCTCGTCAGGGGTCGGCAGCGGTCGTCTGCCGCCGCTTCGTCCCGCAAGTATCGCCCAGCCAAAAGAAAAACGGCCTCCGCAGGGAGGCCGTTTTGCAGCGATGCCGGAAACGCGATCAGGCGCGCTTGCGACGGGCGAAAGCGAGGCCGAGCGTGGCAAGGCCGAGCAGGCCGAGCGCACCGGGTTCCGGCACCGTGGTGATGCCGAAGGACGGGTCGCGCGCCCACAGGCTGACGTGCGACAGCCCCTTGCCCAGCGTCTTCGAGATGTCGAAGGTGCCGCCGAAGTGCAGCGGGGTCATGTCGGCGGTCGGGTGCTCGATGCCGAACTGGGCCGCGGTGAAGTCGTAGGCGGCGAACGCGGTGGATTGCTTGAAGATCAGGGCGAACTGGTCGAAGTAGTTCTTGCCCAGGATGTCGAAAGCACGCTTCGCGACGTCCGGATCCGGGGTGAACGCCCAGGTGCCGGTGCCGTCGCCATTGCTCTTCACGGTGAAGAAGCTGGCCCAGACGATGCTGTCGTCACCGCCGATCAGCATCGGCTTGAAGGTGCCGGAGCCATCCTTCGCGAAGTCGATGCGGCCGAGCATGATCCAGCCCGGGTCGTCCACCTCGCCGTCCTTGTCGAGATCCGACAGCGGGTAGGTGTCGCTGATGAAGGCGCCGCCCGGGAACAGGACGCCGCCACCCTGGCCGCCCTGCTGAGGTGCGCCGTTGAGCAGGCCGTCGCCCGCGTAGCCGAGATTTCCGTCGGCCTCCTGGGACGGCTTCGGCATGTCGTTGCCCGCAAAACCGCCCGCGCAATCGAACGAGTTGATCGGCGAAGGCAGGTTGGGCTTGGTGATGTCCGAGGTGGTGTCGGTCGACAGCAGCACCGTGGTCACCTTCACGTCGCTGGTGCTACACGTGGTGAAGCCCGCATGCGCCGCGGAATACGGGAGGGCACCGAGCAGGGCGACGGTGGAGGCCATCGCGAGGAGCTTGTTTTTCATCTGACTATTTCCTGTGGTCCGTGACGTAGTTCTTCGTTTGCAGACTGGACTTTGTGGTTATGCCGAAAGATATATGTCGAAGCTAAATCCGGGGTCACATAAAGCATCAACCGTGCCTGAATTTTTTTCTGCTTTGTAAGCAGACGCTTGCAAATTTTGCTTACAAGTTGAGGCTCTCAACTGTAAAAAATGCCGACACAGGACGGCCGCGCTGCGCAGTCCATACGCGTTCGTATGGAAGCTACGTATAATCCTTATCCGGAGATACACAACATCTATAAGCAAGGAGAGGAAGAGGATGAGCCCGCAAGATCTTTACGCCAGCAAACGCATGACCGCGGCCGACGCAGCCGGCCTGATCCGCGACGGCGACACGGTGGTGGTGCCCACTGGCGTCGGCGAGCCGCCCGCGCTGCTGCATGCGCTGTCGGAACGCCGTCAGTCGCTCAACGGTGTGGTGGTCAGCCAGATCCTGCCGCTGCGCAAGTACGCGTACTACGACGCCGGCACGGTGGCCAACGTCCGCCACAGCGCCTACTTCTACGGCGGCGCCTCGCGCCCGGGCGGCCAGGAAGGCTGGGTGGATTTCGTCCCCAACTACTTCTCCGAACTGCCGCTGCTGATCGACCGCGGCCTGACCCCGGCCGACGTCGTCGTGTCGATGGCCTCGCCGATGGACGATCACGGTTATTTCTCGCTGTCGCTGGCGCCGGACTACACCATGGCGGCGGTGAAGAAGGCGCGGGTGATCCTGCTGGAAGTGAATCCCAACGTGCCCTTCGCCTTCGGCGACTGCCATGTGCACATCTCGCAGGTCTCCGGCCTGGTGGAGAGCGATGAAGCGCTGTTCGAAGTCGGCCTGCCCAAGATCGGTCCGGTGCAGGAAGCGATCGGCAAGTACGTCGCCGACCTCATCGACGACGGCGCCACGCTGCAGATCGGCTACGGCGGCATTCCCGACGCGGTGGTGATGCAGTTGCAGCACAAGCACGACCTCGGCATCCACACCGAGATGATCGGCGACGGCATCCTGTCGCTGATCGAATCCGGCGCGGTGAACAACAGCCGCAAGAACTTCATGCCCGGCAAGATGGTGGCGACCTTCGCGCTCGGCTCGCGCAAGCTCTACCGCCACCTGCACCGCAATCCGGCGCTGGAGATGCACCCGGTCGATTTCACCAACGATCCCTACATCGCCGCGCGCAACGACAACCTGTGCGCGATCAACGCCACGCTGCAGATCGACCTGCTGGGCCAGTGCGGTTCGGAAAGCCTCGGCTCCACGCCCTACTCCGGCACCGGCGGCCAGGTGGATTTCGTGCGCGCGGCCAACCGCTCCAAGGGCGGCAAGGCCTTCATCGTGCTGCCGTCCACCGCCAAAGACGACACCATCTCGCGCATCGTGCCGACGCTCACCGCCGGCACCCACGTCACCACCGGCAAGAACGACATCAACTACGTCGTCACCGAGTACGGCGTGGCGCAGCTGCGCGGCAAGAGCGCCAAGCAGCGCGCCGAGGCGTTGATCGCGATCGCCCACCCCGACTTCCGCGCCGAGCTGCGCGAGCAGGCGCGCCGCATCAAGCTGCTGTAAGCGGCACCGACACCCGCAGTAGACTGTCGCCTTCGCTGGCCACCCTACTGCGGGCGTCTCCATGTCCTACGGCATCACCGATCCGCTCACCTTCCTGCTCGGCACCATCTTCATCGTGCTGCTGCCGGGGCCGAACTCGCTCTACGTGATGTCGGTCGCCTCGCGCCACGGCATTGCCGCCGGCTACCGCGGCGCGTTCGGCATCTTCGTCGGCGATACGGTGCTGATGCTGCTGTCGGCCACCGGCATGGCCTCGCTGCTGCACACCACGCCGGCGCTGTTCATGGTGGTGAAGTACGCCGGCGCGGGCTATCTCGCCTGGCTCGGCATCGGCCTGCTGCGCGCCGCCATTGCCGGCTGGCGGCAACGGGCGGCGCAGTCCGGCAGCACGGCGGCCACGCCGGTGCCCGACGCCGCCCGCCCCTTCCGCACCGCGCTGCTGATCAGCCTGTTGAATCCGAAGGCGATCCTGTTCTTCGTGTCCTTCTTCGTGCAGTTCGTCGATCCGGGCTACGCTTGGCCCGCGCTCACCTTCCTGATCCTCGGCGTGATCGTGCAGGTCTGCAGCATCGCCTACCTGTCTGCGCTGATTTTCGGCGGCGCCCGCCTGGCCGAGTTGTTCCGCCGTCGCCAACGGCTGGCGGCCGCGGCAACCGGCAGCGTGGGCGGCCTCTTCATCGGCTTCAGCGCCAAGCTCGCCAACGCAACGCTGGGCTGAGATTCAGTCCCCGCCGAGATAGCGCGCCTCGAGGTGGGCGCGGAAATGCGCCGGATTGAGCGCTTCGCCGCTCGCGCGCCGTACCAGTTCCGGGGTTTCCCAGCGGCTCGCCTGCGACCAGATGTTGTCGTTCAGCCAGCCGAACACCGGGGCGAAATCGCCCTGCGCGATCCGTCCATCGACATCCGGCTGAACCCGGCGCAGCGTGGCAAACCACTGCGCGGCGTACATCGCACCCAAGGTGTAGCTCGGGAAGTAGCCGAAGGCACCGTCGGTCCAGTGCACGTCCTGCAGGCAGCCGTCGGCGTAGTTGCCGCGGGTGTCGAGGCCGAGCAGGGCCTGCATCTTCTCGTCCCACAGCGCCGGAATGTCCTCCGCCTCGATCTCGCCTTCGATCAGCGCGCGCTCGATCTCGAAGCGCAGGATGACATGCGCCGGATAGGTCACCTCGTCCGCCGCGATGCGGATGTAGCCCGGCTTCACACGGGTGAACAGCCGGTACAGGTTGTCCGCGTCGAAGGCGGGCTGGTCGCCGAAATGCTCGCGCAGCAAGGGCGCCAGCAGGCCGACGAAGCCACGGCTGCGCGCCAGCTGCATCTCGAACGACAGGCTCTGGCTCTCGTGGATGCCGTAGGAGCGCGCCAGCCCGAGCGGCTGCCCGCACCAGGCGCGCGGCAGGTTCTGCTCGTAGCGGGCGTGGCCGGTTTCGTGGATGGTGCCGAGCAGCGCGCGGGTGAAATCGTCCTCGTGATAACGGGTGGTGAGGCGCACGTCCTCGGGTACGCCGCCAGAAAAGGGATGGGCACTCTCGTCCAGCCGGCCGCCGTCGAAGTCGAAACCCAGCATCCGCATCACCGCGACGCTCAGCGCGCGCTGTGCCGCCACCGGAAAAGGCCCGACCGGGGCGATCACCGGCTCGGCGCGCTGCTTCTCGCCCACCCGCGCGATCAGCCCGGGCAGCCAGCTGCGCACCTCACCGAAAATGCGCTCGATCTCCGCCGCACGCATGCCGGGTTCGAAGCGGTCCATCAGCGCGTCATAGGGCGACAAGCCGGTGTGCCCGGACAGCAGCCGCGCCTCCTCGCGCGACAGGCGCACCACCTCGCGGAAGTTCACCAGAAAGCCCGTCCAGTCGTTGGCCGGGCGCTGGCTGCGCCAGGCGTGCTCGCAGCGCGCGCCGGCCAGCGACCTGGCTTCCACCAGCGCTTCCGGCAACGCGTTGGCGTCCTGCCAGTTGCGCCGAATCTCGCGCAGGTTGGCGCGCTCGACGTCGTCCAATGGCTCCGCTTCCGCGGCGGCGATCAGCTCGGCCAGGCGCGGATCGGTGCGGCCGCGGTGGATCAGCGCCTGCAGCTCGGCCTCGGCCGCGGCGCGGGCTTCATTGCCCTTGGGCGGCATCATCGCGTTGCGGTCCCAGCCCACGATGGAAGCGAGGTGGTCGTAGCGGTAGAGGCGGAGGTAGTGGCGCGTGAGTTCGGCGTAAGCGGTGTGCATGTCTGAAGTCCGGGCTCGATTGAAGTTGTCTGAGTAATGGTAGGCCGATGCAGCCACGGAATACGACTCCTGGCCGGGCTGGCAAACCTGTCGCCCCGTTTTTCATCCGAGAGTACAATGCCGAGTTATTCATTTGACATACACCAAGGAGCATTGGATGAATACTCACATGGCCACCGTAGCGCGCATCCTTGCGGCGGCGATTGCCTTGCAGGCACTACCTGCCGCCGCCTTCTTCATGACGGGGCTCAGGGGGCCCGACTCGCCTTCCGAAGCGCCCTCCTACTATTCCGGGGTGTCGCTGCTTTTCACGATCCTTCTTTCGGCCGAACTCTCCGACCAAGGCTGGTGCGGACTCTCGGACGCACTGGTCGACTTGGTCAGGACGGAGCAGAGCAGAACCACGGTCCATTTAAGAAACAAGGCCAACGATGCGATGCTCGCGCTGGAGATCCCCAACGAGGCGCTGGAGGGCAAGGAAATCCGGGTCGGCGACGCCGCCGAGGTGGTGCCACAGCCAGCCGGACTGATCGTCAAAATGACAGAGGCGAAGTTGGCGTTTTTCGTCGCGCTCCCCGACTCCTCCGACCTCCTCCACAGCCAACGTATTGGCGTTGTCCAATGAAGGGCCTTCGATCCGCGCTGCTGATCGCCGCGGTCGCGCTGAGTGCCGCCGCTGACGCGGGCCAACGCTGCGTCCCCCTGACCAACGTGGAGGTGCTATCGAAAGCCTTCACCCTCGCCCAGCTTGCCCGCACCGAACTCGACAAGACCGACGCCCGCGTGGTGCTGCTTGCCCGCATCGGCCAGGATCTGTCCGATTACGGCCTCACCTGGTCGCACGCCGGCTTCGCGGTGCGCGACCATCCGCGCGGGCGCTGGTCGGTGGTGCATGAACTCAACCTGTGCGGCACCGCGACCTCGGCCGTCCATGTGCAGGGGCTGGCGAACTTCTACGGCGACGACCTGTTTGCCTATCGCAGCGTGGCCTACCGGCTGCCGGCAGAACTGGAAACGCGGCTGCTGCCGGTGCTGACCACCGAAGCGGCGCTGATGACCCATGGCGCGGAATACCGGCTGACGGCATATCCGTTCTCGTCGAAATACCAGAACAGCAACGGCTGGATCATCGAAACCCTGGCGGTGGCGATGGCGCCGGAGGGCGCGGTGGTGTCGCGCGACACCGCGCAAAGCTGGCTGCGCAGCGCCGGCTACAGGCCGACCACGCTCGATATCGGCTGGCTGAAGCGACTGGGCGGCCGGGTGCTGAAGGACATCGTCTCGTTCGACGACCATCCACCCGCGCAGCGCTGGCGCGGGCAGATCGAGGTGGCGACGGTGGATTCGATCTTCGGCTTCCTGCAGGCGCGGCTGGACCCGGCGCGCAGCGGGCCGGACCCGCTGCTGCACTTCGGCCTGCCGGACGCCGAAGCGACAGCTGCGCCTTAGACGGCCTGCGGGGTGCAGGAGAAAAGATCGCCCATCTTCTCGCCCAACCGGATCGCCTTTTCCGGCGCCCACTCCGCATTGAAGCGGAGGCAATCCTGCGGGAACAGCATCACCACGGTGGAGCCGAGCAGGAAACGGCCCATCTCCTCGCCCTGCCCCAGCACCACCTGGCCTTCCGGGTAGCGCCAGTCGCGGATCATGCCCGGGCGGGGGGAATTGACCACGCCGTGCCACACCGTGGCCATGCTGCCGACGATGGTGGCGCCGACCAGCACCATCACGAAGGGACCGTGTTCGCCGTCGAACACGCACACCACCCGCTCGTTGCGGGCGAAGAGGCCGGGCACGCCGCGCGCGGTGGTGGGATTAACCGAGAACAGCTCGCCCGGCACATGGATCATCCGCGTCAGCCGCCCCGCGCAAGGCATGTGGATACGGTGGTAGTCGCGCGGGCTGAGGTAGAGGGTGGCGAAGTGGCCATGGTCGAAATGCGTCGCCAGCTCGCGGTCGCCGCCCAGCAGCGCCGTGGTGGTGTAGCGGTGGCCCTTGGCCTGGAAGATCTGGTCGCGCTCGATCGCACCGAACTGGCTGATCGCGCCGTCCACCGGGCAGATGAAATCCGCCTGCGCCAGCGGACGCGCACCGGCGCGCAGCGGGCGGGTGAAGAACTCGTTGAAGCTCGCGTAAGCGGCCGGGTCCGGATTCTCGGCCTCGCTCATGTCCACCCCGTAACGGGCGATGAACCAGCGGATCACCGCGGTGGTGAGCGAGCCGGCGCGGGCGCCGGCAAGTCTGCCCATGAACAGGGTCAGGCGCTGCTTGGGCAGCAGGTACTGCGGCAGGACGGCGAGTCGGTCGGACACCTTGCGGGCTCTCGGGCTGGACGAAGCGGCGGATTATAGCGGCGATGCGGCCCGCATCCGGGCGCATCCGCAGGTGGGAGCGCGCCGCACCCCGCGCGGTTCCCCGCCCCCCGCCTCAGCCGGCGCCGAACAGGCGCGCCACCGCGACCGGATTGGACGGGAAGTAGAAATGCACGTACGAGGCGGTGACCGCAGCGCGGCGGTAGATCGCTTCACCCTCGCCGCCATCGGGGCGCCGCGCTCGCAGCAGCGGCGCAAGCGGCGTCTCGCTCTTCGAATAATGGAAGGTGTGGCCGCTGAGCCGCCCTTCCGGCAGCTCGGCTTCCTGCATGCCGAGCGCGGCGAGCCGCTTCTGCATCACCGCGCGTCCCGGCAGCAGTCCGCCGAAGCGGTGCTCGGCGCCGGCCTTGTCCACCACCGCCTCGAACAGGCTCATCATGCCGCCGCATTCGGCCAGCAGCGGCCGGCCAGCGTCGGCGTGCGCGCGCAGGACGGACCAGAAGCCGGTGTTGGCGGCGAGCGCCGCGCCATGCAGTTCGGGATAGCCGCCCGGCAGCCAGACCGCGTCGCAGGCCGGCAGCGGATCGCCGGCAAGCGGCGAGAAGAAGGCCAGCTCGGCGCCCAGCCCGCGCAGCGTGTCGACATTGGCCGGGTAGATGAAGCCGTAGGCGGCGTCGCGCGCAATGGCGATGCGGCGCCCCGCGAGCAGCGGCGGAAGCGCTTCCGCCGGGACGGACGGAAACTCGACCGCGGCCGGCAGCTCGGCGGCGCCGGTGCGCGCCAGGCTGTCGGCCATGCGATCGAGCCGGGTTCCGAGGTCGTCGATCTCGGCTGCCTGCATCAGGCCGAGATGGCGTTCGGGCAGCGCCGCCTCCGCATCGCGCAGCACCGCGCCGAACCAGCGCATGCCGTCCGGCAAGGCCGCGCGCAGGATGTCGGCGTGGCGCTCGCTGCCTACGTGATTGGCAAGCACGCCGGCAAACGGCAGGCCGGCGCGGAAGGTGGCCAGCCCGTGTGCGATCGCGCCGAAGGTCTGCGCCATCGCGCGCGCGTCGATCACCGCCATCACCGGAATGCCGAAGCGGCAGGCGATGTCCGCGCCAGAGGGTGCGCCGTCGTAGAGGCCCATGACACCTTCGACCAGGATCAGGTCGGCCTCGCCCGCCGCGGCGTAGAGCCGCGCCGCGATGTCGGCCTCGCCGCACATGCCGAGATCGACGTTGTACACCGGCGCCCCGCTCGCCACCGCGTGGATCTGCGGGTCGAGGAAGTCCGGCCCGCACTTGAACACCCGCACGCGGCGCCCGAGCCGGGTGTGCAGCCGGGCAAGCGCCGCGGTGACCGTGGTCTTGCCCTGGCCCGAGGCCGGCGCGGCGACCAACAGCGCGGGGCAGCGGCGTGCGGCGCTCAACACGCGTCCCCGCGCCCGGCCGCGGCGTCGCCGTCGAGGCCCTCCGCGACCTGCCCGGCATGCACCGCGCTGCAGCCGGCATGCGCCAGATGCGGTTCGCCTTCGGGCGGCGCGGCGGAAAACCACGCGAGGCGCGGGTACAGCCCGACAACGTCACCGACGATGGTCAGCGCGGGCGGACGGATGCCGGCCTCGGTCACGCGCGCGGGCAGGGTCATCAGGTCCGCGGTCACCACGCGCTGCGCCGCGGTGGTACCGCGCTCGATGACGCCGGCCGGCGTGGTGGCCGGCAGGCCATGGGCGACGAGTTGCGCGCAGATCTCGGCCAGCCGCGAAATGCCCATGTAGATCACCAGCGTCTGCCCGCGCCGCGCCAGCATCGGCCAGTCGAGATCGAGCGCACCGTCCTTCAGGAAGCCGGTGGTGAACACGACGGACTGCGCATGTTCGCGGTGCGTCAGCGGTATGCCGGCGTAGGCGGCGATGCCGGCCGCCGCGGTGACGCCCGGCACCACCTCCACGGTCACGCCAGCGGCCACCAGCACCTCCATCTCCTCGCCGCCACGGCCGAAGATGAAGGGGTCGCCGCCCTTCAGCCGCACCACCCGCTTGCCCTCGCCGGCAAGCTTCACCAGCAGCTGGTTGATCTCGTCCTGCGGCAGGGTGTGGTCGGCCGCCTTCTTGCCCACGTAGATGCGTTCCGCGCGGGCCGGCGCGAGGTCGATGATCGCCGGGCTGACGAGGTTGTCATAAACCACGACGTCGGCGCCCTCGACCAGGCGCGCACCGCGCAGCGTCAGCAGTTCCGGATCGCCGGGGCCGGCGCCGACCAGGTAGACATGACCCGGCAACGGGCCGGGGCGCGGATTGCGCAGGCGGGAATGCGTCATCGCGTCACCACTCCATGCCGGGCATCGCCTTCACCCCGGCGGCAAAGGCATGCTTGACCGGCGTCATGTCGGTCACGGTGTCGGCCGCGGCCACCAGTTCGGGCGGCGCGGCGCGACCGGTAACGACCACGTGCTGCATCGTCGGCCGCGCCAGCAGGTCGGCGAGCACGGTGTCGATTTCAAGATAGCGGTACTTCAGCGCGATGTTCAGCTCGTCCAGCACGACCAACGCGATTTCGGGGTCGCGCAGGAAGCCGCGCGCCCGCTCCCACGCGGCGGCGGCGGCGGCGACATCGCGCGCGCGGTCCTGCGTTTCCCAGGTGAAACCCTCGCCCATCACGTGCCAGCTCACGCCCGGCAGGCCGCCGAGCACCTTTTCCTCGCCGGTGTCGCCGCGGCTCTTGATGAACTGCACCACGCCCACCTTCATGCCATGACCCAGCGCGCGCACCACCAGGCCGAACGCGGCCGAGCTCTTGCCCTTGCCGTTGCCGGTATTGACCAGCAGCACGCCGCGCTCGGCCTGGGCGGCGGCGATCTTCTCGTCCACCACGGTTTTCTTGCGTTGCATGCGTTCGTTGTGGCGCGTATCGCGATCGGATGTCGTCATGGTCTGGGCGGACAAGAAATGGGGCCGGCGCTGCTGCCGCGGCTTACTCGGGGATGAAATGGGGGCGGCCGCCGCCGGCGTCGATGCAGCGCAGCGGATGGCCGAAGGCGTGGCTGAGCAGATCCGCGCGCAGCACGCTGTCGCGGTCGCCGGCATGCACGCCGCCGCGGCCGTCGAGCAGGATCACGTGGTCGGCGAAGCGCGCGGCGAGGTTGATGTCATGCAGCACCATCACCACCCCGCGCCCGCTGTCGGCCAGCGCGCGAAAACGTTCGAGCACGGCGATCTGGTAGCGCAGGTCGAGATGGTTGAGCGGCTCGTCGAGCAGGAAAAGCTGCGGCGCCTGCGCCAGCAGGGTGGCCAGCGCCACCCGCTGCCGCTCGCCGCCGGACAGCGTCAGGATGTCGCGCGCGGCCATGTCCGCCATGCCGAACTCCGTCAGCGCGGCGCGTGCGATCGCCTCGTCCTCGGCGCTCTCCCAGCCCCAGCGGCCCAGATGCGGGTGACGGCCGATCAGCACCGTTTCCAGCACGCTGGCGGCGAAGTGGTCCGGCTGCTGCTGCACCAGCAGGCCGCGAAAGCGCGCCGCCTCCGCGGGCGACCAGGCGGCGTAGGGCAGGCCGCCCAGCATCACCGCGCCCACCGTGGGGGGGCGCAGCCCCGCGAGCGTATGCAGCAGCGTGGTCTTGCCGGCGCCGTTGGGGCCGAGCAGCGCAAGGCATTCGCCGGCCTGCAGGCTCAGGCTGAACTCGCAGCACAGCCAGCGCTCGCCGATCCGCAGCGCCAGCCCGTCGGCCTCCAGCAGCGGTGCGGCGGCGGGCGCGGGTGTCGTCGCGGCCATCAACGCGGATGCCTCGCCAGCAGGAACAGGAACACCGGCACCCCGATCAGCGCGGTGAGCACGCCCACCGGCAGCTGCTGCGGCGCCATCACCGTGCGCGCCGCGGTATCGGCCACGGTCAGCAGGACGCCGCCGGCGAACACCGCGGCCGGCAGCAGCAGGCGCTGGTCGTTACCCAGTGCGAGGCGCACCAGGTGGGGCACGATCAGACCGACGAAAGCGACCGAACCCACCAGCGTGACCGCCACCGCGGTGAAGCTGGACGCGAACAGATAGAGCAGCCGGCGCAGGCGATCGACGCGCACGCCGAGCGCGCGCGCATTGAGTTCGCCGCGCGTCAGCACATTGAGGTCGCGCGCCTGCGGCAGCACCAGCAGCAGCCCGACCACCAGCACCACCAGTGCCGGCCACGGCCGCGCTGCGCCGCTGGCGTCACCCATCAGCCAGAACAGCATGGACTGCACACGGGTGTCCGGCGCCAGGGCCAGCATCAGCGTCACCGCGGCGCCGCAGCCGGCGGCAACGATCACGCCGGTGAGCAGCAGCCGCGTCTGGGTCCAGCTGCCGTCACCGTGGGCCAGGCCGAACACCAGCAGCATCGCCGCGAAGGCGCCGACGAAGGCGGCGCCGTCTATCCACAGCGCGGCCGCGCCGAAGCTGATCGCAGCCAGCGCGCCCACCGCGGCGCCGCCCGAGATGCCGAGGATGTAGGGATCGGCGAGCGGGTTGCGCAGCAGCACCTGCATCAGCGCCCCGGCCAGGGCCAGCAGCCCGCCACAGGCGAAGGTGGCCACGGCACGCGGCAGCCGCAGTTCGCGCACCACCTGCGCCGGCATGCCCTCGGCACCGCCGAGCGCGGCCCAGACCTCGGCCGCGGTCACCGGCAGGTCGCCGGCGATGAGCGCCCAGCAGAACGCCGCCAGCGTCGCCGCGAGCAGTCCGCCGGCGCAGATCCATGCGCGCCGCCGCACGCTGCTCATGCGCGGGCCCGCACCAGTCGCGGCAAGGGGCAATCCGACGGCCATGCAGGCTCAGCGCGGCGCGTAGCGGACGGCAATGAAGGCACTGGCACCCGGCGTGCGATATCCCCGTGCAAGCTCGTAGTCCTTGTCGAGGAGGTTGTTGGCGCGCAGCTCCACCTTCCAGTCCGGCGCGACGCGGTAATGGGCATAGGCATTGACCGTGCCGTAGCCGTGCAGCACCGTGGTGTTGGCCGCGTCGTCGTAGCGGCGGCCGGCGCCGTCGATGTCGACGCCCCATTCGAAGCGCTCCAGCGTCTGCGACAGGCGCAGGTAGCCGGTGCGCTGCGCGCGCCGGGGCAGCCGCAGGCCGGTGTCTTCGTCCTTGGCGCTGAGGAAATCGACCCCGGCGCCGAGCTTGAAGTCGCCGAGCGCGAGCAGGTAGCCGAGTTCGACCCCCTTCAGCCGGGCCTCGCCGATATTGATCTGCTGGCCGCGCAGCGCGGGCGTTGGATTGCTGGCGATCAGGTTCTTCACCTTGTTGTCGAAATAGGTCAGCTCGACCATATGGCTGCCCTGGCTCCAACGCAAGCCCAGCTCGCGGTTGAGCGCTTCCTCCGGCTTGAGGTCGGGGTTGCCGTGGTAGCTGGTGAGCGAGGTCATCGGCCAGTAGAGCTGGTTGAAGGTCGGCGCGTTGAACGCGGTGGCGATACTGCCGCGCAGGCGCAGCCCGGCGGCGAGGTCGT
Above is a window of Azoarcus olearius DNA encoding:
- a CDS encoding PEP-CTERM sorting domain-containing protein, producing MKNKLLAMASTVALLGALPYSAAHAGFTTCSTSDVKVTTVLLSTDTTSDITKPNLPSPINSFDCAGGFAGNDMPKPSQEADGNLGYAGDGLLNGAPQQGGQGGGVLFPGGAFISDTYPLSDLDKDGEVDDPGWIMLGRIDFAKDGSGTFKPMLIGGDDSIVWASFFTVKSNGDGTGTWAFTPDPDVAKRAFDILGKNYFDQFALIFKQSTAFAAYDFTAAQFGIEHPTADMTPLHFGGTFDISKTLGKGLSHVSLWARDPSFGITTVPEPGALGLLGLATLGLAFARRKRA
- a CDS encoding acetyl-CoA hydrolase/transferase family protein, producing MSPQDLYASKRMTAADAAGLIRDGDTVVVPTGVGEPPALLHALSERRQSLNGVVVSQILPLRKYAYYDAGTVANVRHSAYFYGGASRPGGQEGWVDFVPNYFSELPLLIDRGLTPADVVVSMASPMDDHGYFSLSLAPDYTMAAVKKARVILLEVNPNVPFAFGDCHVHISQVSGLVESDEALFEVGLPKIGPVQEAIGKYVADLIDDGATLQIGYGGIPDAVVMQLQHKHDLGIHTEMIGDGILSLIESGAVNNSRKNFMPGKMVATFALGSRKLYRHLHRNPALEMHPVDFTNDPYIAARNDNLCAINATLQIDLLGQCGSESLGSTPYSGTGGQVDFVRAANRSKGGKAFIVLPSTAKDDTISRIVPTLTAGTHVTTGKNDINYVVTEYGVAQLRGKSAKQRAEALIAIAHPDFRAELREQARRIKLL
- the leuE gene encoding leucine efflux protein LeuE, whose product is MSYGITDPLTFLLGTIFIVLLPGPNSLYVMSVASRHGIAAGYRGAFGIFVGDTVLMLLSATGMASLLHTTPALFMVVKYAGAGYLAWLGIGLLRAAIAGWRQRAAQSGSTAATPVPDAARPFRTALLISLLNPKAILFFVSFFVQFVDPGYAWPALTFLILGVIVQVCSIAYLSALIFGGARLAELFRRRQRLAAAATGSVGGLFIGFSAKLANATLG
- a CDS encoding carboxypeptidase M32, which encodes MHTAYAELTRHYLRLYRYDHLASIVGWDRNAMMPPKGNEARAAAEAELQALIHRGRTDPRLAELIAAAEAEPLDDVERANLREIRRNWQDANALPEALVEARSLAGARCEHAWRSQRPANDWTGFLVNFREVVRLSREEARLLSGHTGLSPYDALMDRFEPGMRAAEIERIFGEVRSWLPGLIARVGEKQRAEPVIAPVGPFPVAAQRALSVAVMRMLGFDFDGGRLDESAHPFSGGVPEDVRLTTRYHEDDFTRALLGTIHETGHARYEQNLPRAWCGQPLGLARSYGIHESQSLSFEMQLARSRGFVGLLAPLLREHFGDQPAFDADNLYRLFTRVKPGYIRIAADEVTYPAHVILRFEIERALIEGEIEAEDIPALWDEKMQALLGLDTRGNYADGCLQDVHWTDGAFGYFPSYTLGAMYAAQWFATLRRVQPDVDGRIAQGDFAPVFGWLNDNIWSQASRWETPELVRRASGEALNPAHFRAHLEARYLGGD
- a CDS encoding DUF2145 domain-containing protein, whose translation is MKGLRSALLIAAVALSAAADAGQRCVPLTNVEVLSKAFTLAQLARTELDKTDARVVLLARIGQDLSDYGLTWSHAGFAVRDHPRGRWSVVHELNLCGTATSAVHVQGLANFYGDDLFAYRSVAYRLPAELETRLLPVLTTEAALMTHGAEYRLTAYPFSSKYQNSNGWIIETLAVAMAPEGAVVSRDTAQSWLRSAGYRPTTLDIGWLKRLGGRVLKDIVSFDDHPPAQRWRGQIEVATVDSIFGFLQARLDPARSGPDPLLHFGLPDAEATAAP
- the asd gene encoding archaetidylserine decarboxylase (Phosphatidylserine decarboxylase is synthesized as a single chain precursor. Generation of the pyruvoyl active site from a Ser is coupled to cleavage of a Gly-Ser bond between the larger (beta) and smaller (alpha chains). It is an integral membrane protein.), translating into MSDRLAVLPQYLLPKQRLTLFMGRLAGARAGSLTTAVIRWFIARYGVDMSEAENPDPAAYASFNEFFTRPLRAGARPLAQADFICPVDGAISQFGAIERDQIFQAKGHRYTTTALLGGDRELATHFDHGHFATLYLSPRDYHRIHMPCAGRLTRMIHVPGELFSVNPTTARGVPGLFARNERVVCVFDGEHGPFVMVLVGATIVGSMATVWHGVVNSPRPGMIRDWRYPEGQVVLGQGEEMGRFLLGSTVVMLFPQDCLRFNAEWAPEKAIRLGEKMGDLFSCTPQAV
- a CDS encoding cobyrinate a,c-diamide synthase, with the protein product MSAARRCPALLVAAPASGQGKTTVTAALARLHTRLGRRVRVFKCGPDFLDPQIHAVASGAPVYNVDLGMCGEADIAARLYAAAGEADLILVEGVMGLYDGAPSGADIACRFGIPVMAVIDARAMAQTFGAIAHGLATFRAGLPFAGVLANHVGSERHADILRAALPDGMRWFGAVLRDAEAALPERHLGLMQAAEIDDLGTRLDRMADSLARTGAAELPAAVEFPSVPAEALPPLLAGRRIAIARDAAYGFIYPANVDTLRGLGAELAFFSPLAGDPLPACDAVWLPGGYPELHGAALAANTGFWSVLRAHADAGRPLLAECGGMMSLFEAVVDKAGAEHRFGGLLPGRAVMQKRLAALGMQEAELPEGRLSGHTFHYSKSETPLAPLLRARRPDGGEGEAIYRRAAVTASYVHFYFPSNPVAVARLFGAG